Proteins encoded in a region of the Schaalia hyovaginalis genome:
- a CDS encoding alcohol dehydrogenase catalytic domain-containing protein, with protein sequence MPTYPESQYAIQIVGKDEFIVNDRKPIDPVGPHQMMLEVEACGICFSDTKLLHQFDSHPRKSEVIAGIDLEALAEIPGYRPGTQPTTPGHEPVARVVEVGEKVTHFKVGDRVLVQADWKHLRTAKSNGAFGYNFDGALEEFVVVDERCVVSPEGEEFLIHVSDGPSAAAVGLIEPWATVEGSYAWAERDHIADGGALLVVGEGSVDSLTAERAPASVERVEASVAALDALEGRTFDDIVAFTADPEVIEKASLLLGTRSVMCVVLNGGTISRKVSLDIGRVHYDFIRFCGTTGSDPAEGYAWIPANGDLRENDKCAFIGAAGPMGVMHTMRAVTSGVPGLSVVGTDLSDERLENLKKVVGPTAEKNGVPLEILNTSTSPLEYGYTYVTCLVPVPPLVSQAVDMCAEGAILNAFAGIPAGTFGDFDLQGIIERRIFMLGTSGSDVSDMRTVLRKIEAGIIDTTISLWAVTGMAGFGDAINAVMDRTSGGKIMVFPKLHDLGLTPVSELAEKFPEVAAKLENGLWTKASEEALLATAK encoded by the coding sequence ATGCCCACCTATCCCGAATCGCAGTACGCAATCCAGATCGTCGGCAAGGACGAGTTCATCGTCAACGATCGCAAGCCGATCGATCCGGTCGGCCCGCATCAGATGATGCTCGAGGTCGAGGCCTGCGGCATCTGCTTCTCCGATACGAAGCTCCTCCACCAGTTCGATTCGCACCCGCGCAAGTCGGAGGTGATCGCGGGCATCGATCTCGAGGCCCTCGCTGAGATCCCCGGCTATCGCCCCGGAACCCAGCCGACGACCCCCGGGCACGAGCCGGTCGCCCGCGTCGTCGAGGTCGGTGAGAAGGTCACGCACTTCAAGGTCGGCGACCGCGTCCTCGTCCAGGCGGACTGGAAGCACCTGCGGACCGCGAAGTCGAACGGGGCCTTCGGGTACAACTTCGACGGCGCCCTCGAGGAGTTCGTCGTCGTCGACGAGCGCTGCGTCGTATCGCCCGAGGGCGAGGAGTTCCTCATCCACGTCAGCGATGGCCCCTCGGCGGCGGCCGTCGGCCTCATCGAGCCCTGGGCGACGGTCGAGGGCTCCTACGCGTGGGCCGAACGCGATCACATCGCCGACGGGGGCGCGCTCCTGGTCGTGGGCGAGGGCTCCGTCGATTCGCTGACGGCCGAGCGCGCCCCCGCCTCGGTGGAGCGCGTCGAGGCCTCCGTGGCGGCGCTCGACGCCCTCGAGGGCCGGACCTTCGACGACATCGTCGCCTTCACCGCCGATCCCGAGGTCATCGAGAAGGCGTCGCTGCTGCTCGGGACCCGCTCGGTGATGTGCGTCGTCCTGAACGGTGGGACGATCTCCCGGAAGGTGTCCTTGGACATCGGCCGCGTCCACTACGACTTCATCCGCTTCTGCGGCACGACCGGGTCGGACCCGGCGGAGGGCTACGCGTGGATCCCCGCCAACGGCGATCTGCGCGAGAACGACAAGTGCGCCTTCATCGGCGCCGCGGGCCCGATGGGCGTCATGCACACGATGCGCGCCGTCACCTCGGGCGTGCCCGGGCTCAGCGTGGTCGGCACGGACCTGTCGGATGAGCGCCTCGAGAACCTCAAGAAGGTCGTCGGCCCGACCGCTGAGAAGAACGGCGTTCCGCTGGAGATCCTCAACACCTCGACGAGCCCCCTCGAGTACGGCTACACCTACGTCACCTGCCTGGTGCCCGTGCCGCCGCTCGTGTCCCAGGCGGTCGACATGTGCGCCGAGGGCGCGATCCTCAACGCCTTCGCCGGCATCCCGGCGGGGACCTTCGGCGATTTCGACCTCCAGGGCATCATCGAACGCAGGATCTTCATGCTCGGCACCTCCGGCTCGGATGTGTCCGATATGCGCACGGTCCTGCGCAAGATCGAGGCGGGGATCATCGACACGACGATCTCGCTGTGGGCGGTCACCGGCATGGCCGGGTTCGGCGATGCGATCAACGCGGTGATGGATCGGACCTCGGGCGGCAAGATCATGGTCTTCCCGAAGCTCCACGATCTCGGTCTGACGCCGGTGTCCGAGCTCGCCGAGAAGTTCCCCGAGGTCGCGGCGAAGCTGGAGAACGGCTTGTGGACCAAGGCGAGCGAGGAGGCGCTGCTCGCGACGGCGAAGTGA
- a CDS encoding glycerophosphodiester phosphodiesterase family protein, which produces MPHTSPSSKPRRYLGRLPLLFGGLSLDLWLYLRYIALSKSIALLILLPAYRIALTFLLARSGRAAFTSGDARGFLLSAQGFAAILLSLLLAALLLVLDVVAYVVAAQARLEGRPVPNARTLLLAALRAFPRLLHPSALLLIPYILVIAPLVRIGPRIEALDWLEVPAFVTEAIAGNRLHSALYGAALITIGLLAFLLIATIPAMLMKNLTPGRAMLASIRFVSADWKGLLLDALLLGAPFLLGSLLLIGLATGGTSMLASLFPASASFERFSLLFLGGLFTGLPLLLLLIAVPLQLRVVVRRFARREAPELAPRATTTPHPDGGRALRRLLALGFSALVLLIASCALLASGALSAEAKGASGSEEMQIVAHRAGGDLDAENSLAGLEGAIREGVAWAEIDVQRTRDGHYVINHDNTFSRVAGRPSSAQEISLEEIRSLSIANAFTPGSPSRPVASLEEMLDAAKDRIGLFIELKGSTADRRMAEDVAEMIRVRGMKDQVVLLSLDLDLIRVIEAALPELATGYLYFFSFGDPAGIPSDHLVMEEGVFSESLVDSAHAAGKKVFVWTVNSEDSMRRFAASSADGVITDHPVQMSRVLAERALSSELELLAEAFFLR; this is translated from the coding sequence GTGCCGCACACGTCCCCCTCCTCGAAACCGCGTCGATACCTCGGCCGGCTGCCGCTCCTCTTCGGCGGTCTCAGCCTCGATCTGTGGCTCTACCTGCGCTACATCGCGCTCTCCAAATCGATCGCGCTGCTCATCCTCCTCCCCGCGTACCGGATCGCCCTCACCTTCCTGCTCGCGAGGAGCGGACGGGCCGCATTCACCTCCGGGGATGCGCGCGGCTTCCTGCTGAGCGCCCAGGGCTTCGCGGCGATCCTCCTGTCCCTCCTCCTGGCGGCCCTCCTCCTCGTTCTCGACGTCGTCGCCTACGTCGTCGCCGCTCAGGCCCGCCTCGAAGGAAGACCCGTTCCGAACGCGCGGACCCTCCTGCTCGCGGCCCTCAGGGCCTTCCCCCGCCTCCTCCACCCGAGCGCCCTGCTCCTCATCCCCTACATCCTCGTCATCGCGCCGCTCGTGCGGATCGGACCGCGAATCGAAGCACTCGACTGGCTCGAAGTCCCCGCCTTCGTCACCGAGGCGATCGCCGGCAACCGCCTCCATTCCGCCCTCTACGGAGCCGCCCTCATCACGATCGGCCTTCTCGCCTTCCTCCTCATCGCGACGATCCCCGCGATGCTCATGAAGAACCTCACCCCCGGCCGCGCGATGCTCGCCTCGATCCGCTTCGTCAGCGCCGACTGGAAAGGACTCCTCCTCGACGCCCTCCTCCTCGGCGCCCCCTTCCTTCTCGGCTCCCTGCTCCTCATCGGCCTGGCAACGGGAGGGACGAGCATGCTCGCCTCCCTCTTCCCCGCTTCCGCCTCCTTCGAGCGCTTCTCCCTGCTCTTCCTCGGCGGCCTCTTCACGGGCCTGCCGCTCCTCCTGCTCCTCATCGCAGTCCCCCTGCAGCTCCGCGTGGTCGTCCGGCGCTTCGCCCGCCGCGAAGCCCCTGAGCTCGCCCCTCGCGCCACGACGACGCCGCATCCGGACGGGGGCCGCGCTCTGAGGCGCCTCCTCGCACTCGGCTTCTCCGCCCTCGTCCTCCTCATCGCCTCCTGCGCGCTCCTCGCATCCGGGGCGCTCAGCGCCGAGGCGAAGGGCGCGAGCGGCAGCGAGGAGATGCAGATCGTCGCACACCGCGCGGGCGGCGACCTCGACGCGGAGAACTCTCTCGCCGGCCTCGAAGGAGCGATTCGCGAAGGCGTGGCCTGGGCGGAGATCGACGTCCAGCGCACCCGCGACGGCCACTACGTCATCAACCATGACAACACCTTCTCGCGCGTCGCGGGACGCCCCTCTTCGGCGCAGGAGATAAGCCTGGAGGAGATCCGGTCGCTCTCGATCGCCAACGCCTTCACCCCCGGCTCCCCCTCGCGCCCCGTCGCCTCCCTGGAGGAGATGCTCGACGCCGCGAAGGACCGCATCGGGCTGTTCATCGAGCTCAAGGGCTCCACCGCGGATCGCCGCATGGCCGAGGACGTCGCCGAGATGATCCGGGTTCGCGGGATGAAGGATCAGGTCGTCCTCCTCTCGCTCGACCTCGACCTCATCCGCGTCATCGAGGCGGCCCTGCCCGAACTCGCGACCGGCTACCTCTACTTCTTCTCCTTCGGCGACCCCGCGGGCATCCCCTCCGACCACCTCGTGATGGAAGAAGGGGTCTTCTCCGAATCCCTCGTCGACTCGGCGCACGCCGCCGGCAAGAAGGTCTTCGTCTGGACCGTCAACTCCGAGGACTCGATGCGCCGCTTCGCCGCCTCATCCGCCGACGGGGTCATCACCGACCACCCGGTCCAGATGTCGAGGGTCCTCGCCGAACGGGCCCTCTCCTCCGAACTCGAACTCCTCGCCGAAGCCTTCTTCTTGAGATAG
- a CDS encoding alanine/glycine:cation symporter family protein encodes MSSEPKTLSDIINGYLTLVSDALYTYILVILLIGAGLYFFIRSRALPLRMFSEAVRVVTEPPHEKDEVSSFRALMVSTASRVGIGNIAGVGTAIALGGAGAVFWMWVIATLGGASAFVESTLAQIYKKRGHGKDDHSIGGPAYYIQIALKQRWLAVVFAIALILTYMGGFNMLASFNVVDAFTQYSWFHASWTPYALGAVLAIAMAISIFGGTRRLTNVAGVLVPIMAVIYLIAGIIVIIFNYQNIPAMFSQIFKSAFDFQAIFGGFAGSAMMHGIKRGLYSNEAGVGSAPNAAATASVSHPVKQGLVQMLSVFIDTMVICTITAFVILSSGVQGSEELKGAPLVAQSMATALGGFAVPFTSFALLLFGFTTIIGNFYYAEVNLRFLAGDRQIPIWALQIFRTVASLLVFAGALLEFALAWNIGDILMGLMAFINLPVILILGKKAFDAANDYAKQRREGKDPVFHSADIGIAEKLDYWQ; translated from the coding sequence ATGTCTTCTGAACCGAAAACGTTGAGCGACATCATCAACGGCTACCTCACGCTCGTCTCCGACGCGCTCTACACCTACATCCTCGTGATCCTGCTCATCGGCGCAGGACTCTACTTCTTCATCCGTTCACGCGCCCTGCCGCTGCGGATGTTTAGCGAAGCCGTCCGCGTCGTCACCGAACCGCCCCACGAGAAGGACGAGGTCTCCTCCTTCCGCGCCCTCATGGTCTCGACCGCCTCGCGCGTCGGCATCGGCAACATCGCGGGCGTCGGAACCGCCATCGCACTGGGCGGCGCAGGAGCGGTCTTCTGGATGTGGGTCATCGCCACCCTCGGCGGCGCCTCCGCCTTCGTCGAATCGACCCTCGCCCAGATCTACAAGAAGCGCGGGCACGGCAAGGACGACCACTCCATCGGCGGCCCGGCCTACTACATCCAGATCGCCCTCAAACAGCGCTGGCTCGCAGTCGTATTCGCCATCGCCCTCATCCTCACCTACATGGGCGGCTTCAACATGCTCGCCTCCTTCAACGTCGTCGACGCCTTCACCCAGTACTCCTGGTTCCACGCCTCGTGGACCCCCTACGCCCTCGGCGCTGTTCTCGCCATCGCGATGGCGATCTCCATCTTCGGCGGAACGCGCCGCCTCACCAACGTCGCGGGCGTCCTCGTTCCGATCATGGCCGTCATCTACCTGATCGCGGGCATCATCGTCATCATCTTCAACTACCAGAACATCCCGGCGATGTTCAGCCAGATCTTCAAGTCCGCCTTCGACTTCCAGGCGATCTTCGGCGGCTTCGCGGGCTCTGCGATGATGCACGGCATCAAGCGCGGCCTCTACTCCAACGAAGCCGGTGTCGGTTCCGCGCCGAACGCCGCAGCCACCGCCTCCGTCTCGCACCCGGTCAAGCAGGGCCTCGTCCAGATGCTCTCCGTGTTCATCGACACGATGGTCATCTGCACGATCACCGCCTTCGTCATCCTCTCCTCCGGCGTCCAGGGCAGTGAGGAGCTCAAGGGCGCTCCCCTCGTCGCGCAGTCGATGGCGACGGCCCTCGGCGGATTCGCCGTGCCCTTCACCTCCTTCGCCCTGCTCCTCTTCGGATTCACGACGATCATCGGCAACTTCTACTACGCGGAGGTCAACCTCCGATTCCTCGCCGGCGACCGCCAGATCCCGATCTGGGCGCTCCAGATCTTCCGAACCGTCGCCTCGCTCCTCGTCTTCGCGGGCGCCCTCCTCGAGTTCGCCCTCGCCTGGAACATCGGCGACATCCTCATGGGCCTCATGGCGTTCATCAACCTGCCCGTCATCCTCATCCTCGGCAAGAAGGCCTTCGACGCCGCCAACGACTACGCCAAGCAGCGTCGCGAAGGCAAGGACCCGGTCTTCCACTCGGCGGACATCGGCATCGCCGAGAAGCTCGACTACTGGCAGTGA
- a CDS encoding metal-sensitive transcriptional regulator produces MNTESPLPQDDEAEREAARRKVLNRLKRARGQLDAVIRAIEEEKECRDIVTQLAAVNSALQRAGFSIISGAMRDCLNDDGTREKVGELERLFLSLA; encoded by the coding sequence GTGAACACCGAGTCCCCCCTCCCCCAGGACGACGAGGCCGAACGCGAAGCCGCGAGGCGCAAAGTCCTCAACCGGCTCAAGCGCGCACGCGGCCAACTCGACGCGGTCATCCGCGCCATCGAAGAGGAGAAGGAGTGCCGCGACATCGTCACCCAGCTCGCGGCCGTCAACTCCGCCCTCCAACGCGCGGGCTTCTCCATCATCTCCGGCGCCATGCGCGACTGCCTCAACGACGACGGCACCCGCGAGAAGGTGGGCGAGCTCGAAAGGCTCTTCCTCTCACTCGCCTGA